From Chryseobacterium salivictor, a single genomic window includes:
- the fabG gene encoding 3-oxoacyl-[acyl-carrier-protein] reductase, producing MGLLEGKVALITGATRGIGKGIAEVFAKEGAEVAFTYAGSVDKAKALEQELGKITKVKSYQSDASDYDAAQQLAADVLADFGKIDILINNAGITRDNLMLRMSKDDWDTIIKVNLDSVFNLTKAVIKPMMKAKSGSIINMTSVVGVKGNAGQANYAASKAGVIGFSKSIALELGSRNIRCNAVAPGFIETEMTAALDEKTVQGWRDAIPLKRGGQPEDVANACVFLASDRSNYITGQVLNVDGGMLT from the coding sequence ATGGGATTATTAGAAGGAAAAGTTGCCCTCATCACAGGAGCAACACGTGGAATCGGAAAAGGAATCGCAGAAGTTTTTGCGAAAGAAGGAGCAGAGGTTGCTTTTACCTACGCCGGTTCTGTCGATAAAGCAAAAGCTTTGGAGCAAGAATTAGGAAAGATAACCAAGGTAAAGTCTTATCAGTCAGATGCTTCCGATTACGATGCGGCTCAGCAGTTAGCTGCGGATGTGCTTGCAGATTTTGGTAAAATCGATATTTTGATCAATAATGCCGGAATTACGCGCGATAATTTAATGCTCAGAATGTCAAAAGACGATTGGGACACCATCATAAAAGTGAATTTGGATTCGGTATTCAACCTGACCAAAGCGGTAATCAAGCCGATGATGAAAGCAAAATCGGGGTCAATTATCAATATGACGTCGGTCGTTGGAGTAAAAGGTAACGCTGGACAGGCCAATTATGCGGCGTCAAAAGCCGGTGTAATTGGTTTTTCAAAATCGATCGCACTAGAACTGGGTTCCCGGAATATCCGTTGCAATGCGGTGGCTCCAGGATTTATTGAAACTGAAATGACGGCTGCTTTAGACGAAAAAACCGTGCAGGGATGGAGAGATGCAATTCCTTTGAAACGAGGCGGTCAGCCGGAAGATGTGGCGAATGCCTGTGTTTTCCTGGCGAGCGATAGGTCCAATTATATCACAGGACAGGTTTTAAATGTTGATGGTGGAATGTTGACTTAA
- the rsmI gene encoding 16S rRNA (cytidine(1402)-2'-O)-methyltransferase, with translation MSGLLYFVPTPIGNLEDMTFRAVKILKEVDYILCEDTRTSGFLLKHYAISKPLKSYHLHNEHQTTQKVIDDLKNGQNIAIITDAGTPGISDPGYLLAKAVSDEKLEMQCLPGATAFVPALVVSGLPNNEFLFAGFLPQKKGRQTKLKQLAEEKKTIILYESPHKINTTLEQIREFFGEETKVSLSREISKKFEETKRGTINELIDFSKSKTLKGEIVLIINNVDTKEDEDEKPLSKNKYKNLEK, from the coding sequence ATGAGCGGACTCCTATATTTTGTTCCAACACCGATTGGGAATTTAGAAGACATGACTTTCAGAGCGGTAAAAATTCTGAAAGAAGTCGATTATATTTTATGTGAAGATACCCGGACTTCGGGTTTTCTTTTGAAGCATTATGCAATATCCAAACCATTGAAATCGTATCATTTACATAACGAGCATCAGACGACGCAGAAAGTAATTGACGATTTAAAAAACGGACAAAACATTGCCATTATTACCGATGCAGGAACACCGGGAATTTCAGATCCAGGTTATTTGTTGGCAAAAGCAGTTTCCGATGAAAAATTAGAAATGCAGTGTTTACCGGGAGCAACAGCTTTTGTTCCGGCTTTGGTGGTTTCGGGATTACCGAATAATGAGTTTTTATTTGCAGGATTTTTACCCCAGAAAAAAGGAAGGCAAACCAAACTTAAACAGTTGGCAGAAGAGAAAAAAACCATCATTCTTTATGAAAGTCCACATAAGATAAATACCACTTTAGAACAGATCAGAGAATTCTTTGGTGAAGAGACAAAAGTGAGTTTAAGCCGCGAAATATCAAAGAAATTTGAAGAAACTAAAAGAGGGACAATCAATGAGTTAATTGACTTTTCTAAAAGTAAAACTTTAAAAGGCGAAATCGTTTTAATTATCAATAATGTTGATACGAAAGAAGATGAAGACGAGAAACCTTTGTCTAAAAATAAATACAAAAACCTAGAAAAATAA
- the egtB gene encoding ergothioneine biosynthesis protein EgtB, protein MSVLFQIFQNTRAQTVSLCEPLEIEDYIPQPVDFASPPKWHLSHTTWFFEELILKKFLAGYRVFNPHFGFLFNSYYHTLGDRAIRTERGTITRPTVKEVYEYRKYVDAHIGKLLQTNSSSELEELLILGINHEQQHQELLITDLKHTFSYNPVFPVYKEKFNLTAQENSDTGWIKIPEGIYEIGYKGDGFHFDNEKGRHKVFLHEFQISKAFVTNAEFLEFMEAGGYENFRFWLDEGWSWINENQVKSPLYWKQIEGKWFSYTLEGLKPIEPNHILTHISFYEAQAFATWKGLRLPTEFEWEAAEDQLDWGKRWEWTYSAYLPYPGFRIAEGAAGEYNGKFMVSQMVLRGASTATPKGNERKTYRNFFHPKHRWQVTGIRLAR, encoded by the coding sequence ATGAGTGTTCTATTTCAAATATTTCAAAACACGCGGGCACAAACCGTTTCCCTTTGTGAGCCTCTTGAAATTGAGGATTACATTCCTCAGCCTGTTGATTTTGCAAGTCCTCCAAAGTGGCATCTCAGTCACACCACGTGGTTTTTTGAGGAGCTAATTCTTAAAAAATTTCTAGCCGGTTACAGGGTTTTCAATCCTCATTTTGGTTTTTTGTTCAACAGTTATTACCACACTTTGGGCGATCGAGCCATTCGCACCGAACGGGGAACAATCACGCGCCCGACGGTGAAAGAAGTTTACGAATACCGGAAATATGTCGATGCCCATATCGGAAAATTGTTACAGACCAATTCCAGTTCCGAATTAGAGGAACTTCTTATTTTAGGAATTAATCATGAGCAGCAACATCAGGAACTCCTGATTACGGATCTGAAACATACCTTTTCTTACAATCCTGTTTTCCCTGTGTATAAAGAGAAGTTCAACCTTACCGCTCAGGAAAATAGCGATACCGGTTGGATCAAAATTCCTGAAGGAATCTACGAAATTGGTTATAAAGGAGATGGTTTTCATTTCGATAATGAAAAAGGAAGACACAAAGTCTTTTTACATGAATTTCAAATTTCAAAAGCTTTCGTTACCAACGCAGAATTTCTTGAATTCATGGAAGCCGGCGGCTATGAAAACTTTAGATTCTGGCTCGATGAAGGTTGGTCTTGGATAAATGAAAATCAAGTAAAATCGCCGCTTTACTGGAAACAAATCGAAGGAAAATGGTTTTCGTACACGTTAGAAGGACTAAAACCCATTGAGCCCAATCATATTTTAACCCATATTTCTTTCTACGAAGCTCAGGCTTTCGCAACCTGGAAAGGCCTCAGATTACCGACCGAATTTGAATGGGAAGCCGCCGAAGACCAACTGGATTGGGGAAAACGCTGGGAATGGACGTACTCTGCCTACCTTCCTTATCCTGGTTTTCGGATTGCAGAAGGAGCGGCCGGAGAATACAACGGAAAATTTATGGTCAGTCAAATGGTTTTGCGGGGAGCTTCAACTGCAACACCCAAAGGCAATGAAAGAAAAACCTACAGAAACTTTTTTCACCCAAAACACCGCTGGCAAGTCACCGGCATAAGATTAGCAAGATGA